The Meiothermus sp. genome segment TCTTCCTGGGTGGCGTGGGCGGTGTGGCCCTCCTGCCACAAGAACTCGGTGGTGCGCAGAAAAAGCTTGGTTCGTAACTCCCAGCGCACCACGCTGTTCCACTGGTTCAAGAGCTGGGGCAGGTCGCGGTAGGTACGGATCCATTTGGCCCACATGTGTCCGATGATGGTCTCGGAGGTCGGGCGCACGGCCAGGGGCTCTTCCAGGGTCTCGCCCCCTGCCTGGGTCACCACCGCCAGCTCAGGGGCAAAGCCTTCGACGTGTTCGGCTTCCTTTTGCAAAAAGCTAATGGGAATGAAGAGGGGGAAGTAGGTGTTTTGGTGGCCGGTTTCCTTGAACATGCGGTCGAGTTCGCGCTGGATGTTTTCCCAGATGGCATAGCCATAGGGCTTGACCACCATGGTGCCGCGCACCGGGCCGTAGTCCACCAGGTCGGCCTTGAGCACCACTTCGTTGTACCACTCGTTGAAATCCTCCGTTTGCGGAATAAGGCCTTTGTCCTTCGCCATACCGACCCATCATAGCGGATGAAGCCTGAAATGGTTCTGGTCGCAATAAAATAAAATGTAACGAATCCGGTCTTGATGAAACGTCTAAGTAACTGCATTCTGTAACCCACACGCAGGCCATGAAGACATAGCATTAGAGGCGTCTTCACATAGAAGCTTCAGAAAGGGGTGATCTGGTCAAGTCAAGCGAATCACGTTTTATAAACCCTACAAATCTTAAAGTTGGAGTATCACGCTTACGAGGCATTGCAAAAGCGAAAGGAGTACAAGTGAGAAGGTTAGCTTTACTAGCTAGCGTAGCTGCGATCCTGGCGGCCTGTGGAGGCCCCAGGAGCAGCCAACCCGGCCCCGAGGTAATCGGCAGCCTACCCCCGGCCCCAACCAGCCAGATGGTAGACGAGACCCCGAGTCGTTGGTTCGTTGAGCTATCGGGCGGCGCCGTGAACGATGGCATTAGCCTGCAAAGCATCCAGGCCCAACATGCTGCCTTCCGGCAGGCCGCGCAAGCTGCCGGTGTGAAAATACAGTACGCCTATACCCAGCTCTTCAATGGCTTCTCGGTCGAAGTGCCCGGCAACAACCGCAAGCTGCTCTATACCTTGCCCGGGGTCGAGGGGGTGTATCCCATCGGCACCTACAAACTTCCCCCACGCGAAGCGGCCAATCCCGACCTGGCCAGCGCCATTACCCAAACCGGAGCCGATATCGCCCAAAACGACCTTGGCCTGACCGGACGCGGTGTAAAGGTGGGCATTATCGATTCGGGCATCGACTTGCAGCACCCAGCCTTTGCTGGCCGGATTGTAGACGGCTACGACTTTGTGGGCGACGATTACGATGCCTCCGACCCTGCCAAGTCGACCCCCGTACCCGACCCCAACCCCGACGACTGCGACGGCCACGGCACCCATGTGGCGGGTATTGTGGGCGGAAAGGACAGCCAGATCACCGGGGTGGCCCCCGGGGTCACCTTTGGAGCATACAAGGTGTTTGGCTGCGAGGGTTCTACCGGCGACGATGTGATCCTGGCTGCTCTCGAGCGGGCCGAGACCGCTGGCATGGACGTAGTGAACATGAGCCTGGGCTCACCCTTCGGCTGGAGTGTGCTGGGTAAGGCCATTACCAAAATGGTCAAGCGCGGTACGGTGGTGGTGGCCTCGGCAGGGAACAACGGCAACCTAGGCTTGTTTGCCACCGGTGACCCTGCCGCTACCGAGGGCGTAATCAGCGTGGCCTCCTTCGATAACATCAGCGTGAGCGCCCAGAAAGCCATTGTGAATGCCACCGGCAACCCCCTGGGCTACCTGGTGCTGGGCGGTGCCGAAGCACCCCCTACCAGTGGCATCAGCGCCGAAGTAGTCTGGGTGGGCCGGGGTTGCAATGTCGATACTCTGTTGGCCGACCCGGCCGGTAAAGTTGCCTTGATCGAGCGGGGAGCTTGTACCTTCAACGAAAAATACCAAAAAGCAGTTGCGGCCGGTGCGGTGGGTGTCATTATTCATAACAACACCACTGGCCTGTTTGCGGGCGGCGGCGTGGTCGGTGTTTCGGGCAAATTTGGTATCAGCATCTCCCAGGCCGATGGGCTGGCCTTACGGGCCCTGGCCACCCCCACCACCCTGACCTGGACGCCCGATACCACCCTGGTGGCCAACCCCACCGGAAACCTCATCTCTAGCTTTAGCTCCTGGGGTCTGAGTCAAGACCTGAAGCTCAGACCCGATCTGGGCGCACCCGGCGGCCTCATTCGTTCAGCAGTGCCTCTGGAGCAAGGTGGTTATGCCATTTTGAGCGGCACCTCCATGTCCTCGCCCCACGTGGCTGGCGCGGTGGCTTTGCTGCTGGAGGGCAACCCGGCTTTCTGGCGCACCCAACGGCCCAGCGAGGTGCGCAAGTACCTGCAGAATACGGCCATGCCCAAGCCCTTTGCCTTGGCGCCTACCAGCGGTTTCCCCGAAACCAGCTACCGCGAGGGCGCAGGGATGATCGACATCGTGGCCGCAGTGCAAAACCGTGTTACCGTAACCCCCTCGGCCATTTCCTTCGCCGAGAAAGCCGGGCCCCATACCGAGCGGCTGGTGCTCAAGAACCGCAGCAATGTGCCCCTCATCTACAGTCCCA includes the following:
- a CDS encoding S8 family serine peptidase; protein product: MRRLALLASVAAILAACGGPRSSQPGPEVIGSLPPAPTSQMVDETPSRWFVELSGGAVNDGISLQSIQAQHAAFRQAAQAAGVKIQYAYTQLFNGFSVEVPGNNRKLLYTLPGVEGVYPIGTYKLPPREAANPDLASAITQTGADIAQNDLGLTGRGVKVGIIDSGIDLQHPAFAGRIVDGYDFVGDDYDASDPAKSTPVPDPNPDDCDGHGTHVAGIVGGKDSQITGVAPGVTFGAYKVFGCEGSTGDDVILAALERAETAGMDVVNMSLGSPFGWSVLGKAITKMVKRGTVVVASAGNNGNLGLFATGDPAATEGVISVASFDNISVSAQKAIVNATGNPLGYLVLGGAEAPPTSGISAEVVWVGRGCNVDTLLADPAGKVALIERGACTFNEKYQKAVAAGAVGVIIHNNTTGLFAGGGVVGVSGKFGISISQADGLALRALATPTTLTWTPDTTLVANPTGNLISSFSSWGLSQDLKLRPDLGAPGGLIRSAVPLEQGGYAILSGTSMSSPHVAGAVALLLEGNPAFWRTQRPSEVRKYLQNTAMPKPFALAPTSGFPETSYREGAGMIDIVAAVQNRVTVTPSAISFAEKAGPHTERLVLKNRSNVPLIYSPTHVPGPSAQGSIYAPTFTTAAATVSFSPSQITVPARGEAILTVTITPPAGLPSKGLYGGYLILNPVGAGIKMNVPYVGMQGGYQSVQILTPAAPGFPLLGKLNAAGTGFDILPSGGSFTLQGNDVPQLLVHFEHGAQVYELVILDAATNAPIHPKFNRADYGEYIPRNSSANGFFALPWDGTRITKYQKEDVYGNKIPVPSEFQAVPNGQYKLQIRVLKPTGKVQNPADWESWTSPVITIARP